Within Cetobacterium sp. NK01, the genomic segment TGGTTGGTTTTTTCGAAAAATTGATATCAAAAAAATTAAAGATGAACAATCTTTCATTACTCAATTAAAAAAAAATCACAATTCTGTAGAATATTAAATTAGAAGGAGTTTTTATGATAAAGTATTATGTTAGAGTTTCAACCGTTGAGCAAAAATTAGATAGACAGCTTTTAGCTTATGATAAAGCTGATATTGTTTACAGTGATAAAGTGTCTGGAAAAGATAAAGAAAGACCTCAGTTAAAAATTATGTTGGAGGGATTACAAAAGGGTGATGTAGTAGTTGTTAAATCTTTAGATAGATTAAGTCGTAGTACAATGGACTTATTAGAAATAACTAAAGAAATTGAGGATAAAGGAGCTACTCTAAAGGTTTTAGATAAAGATATTGATACTGGAACAGCTATTGGTAAATTCTTTTTAACTATAATTGGAGCTGTTGCAGAATTAGAAAGAGAAAATATCAATCAAAGAGTTAGAGAAGGTGTTGCTATTGCTAAGGCTGAAGGAAAATATAAGGGAAGAAAAAAAGGTAGCATTGAATTAAAAGGAGATAGTTTAAATAGATTTAAGATGTTTTATAATAAGGGATTTAATAAAACTGAATTATCAAAAGAATTTGGAGTTCCAAGAGCTACTATATATAGATGGGAAAAGGTTCTTAAAGAAAGAGGGGAGTTATAATAAAATAATAATGGAGATATATTATGGAAAATGACGAAATAAAGAATTTAGACATTCAGGGAAATTATAGTTATATCATAAGCTTAATCGAGACTTCAAAATCTAGTACTTTAAAAGCCATAAATTCAGAGCTAATAATTCTATATTGGAAAATAGGAGAATATATTCAAAAAGATATTTTAGATAAAGCAGATAAAATATATGGTGAAAATATTGTTGTAGAATTATCTAAACGTTTAGCTTTTGAATATGGTAGAGGGTTTAGTAGAAGTAATCTATTAAGGATGATTCAGTTCTATAAGGCATTTAAAAATTTTAAGAATGTCGCGACACTGTCACGACAATTATCATGGTCACATTTTGTAGAATTAATTAAAATAGAAAATGAATTAAAAAGAGAGTTTTATATAGCAATGGCTATAAATGAAGGGTGGTCTGTTAGAGTTTTTAAAGAAAGAATTAATTCAATGTTATTTGAGAGAACTGCAATTTCTAAAAAGCCAGAAGAAACAATAAAAAAAGATTTAGAACTTTTATCTAATCAGAAAATAATGACCGAATCTCTTTTTATTAAAGATCCATATATTTTAGATTTTTTAGGGCTAGAAAATAGTTATTCTGAAAAAGATTTAGAAAATAGAATCTTACAAGAATTAGAGAAATTTCTTTTAGAATTTGGGAGTGATTTTGCCTTTATGGGAAGACAAAAAAGAATTCAAATAGGAAATAAAGATTATTATTTAGATCTTCTTTTTTATCACAGAAAAATGAGAAGGTTAGTTTTAATAGAATTAAAGTTAGGAGAATTTGAACCTCAATATAAAGGACAAGTTGAACTTTATCTTAAGTGGCTAAGTAAGTATGAAAAGCAAGAATTTGAAGAGGAACCTATTGCCATAATACTTTGTGCAAGTAAGGATTCAGAAGAGATAGAGCTTTTAGGACTTACAGAAGGGAATATACGAGTTTCTGAATATTTAGCAAGTTTGCCACCTAAAAAATTATTAGAAGAAAAATTGCATAAAGCTATATTAGAAGCTAAGGAATTAGCTATTCAAAAATAAAAGTAGGACAAACGATATATAGAATTACTATCTTTCTTTGTAATAATAATATTTAAAATTTTTTAAGAGTTAAATATAGATTGAAGCTTTGAAAGTAAAGGGTTTATAGCTGGTCAGGAAAATCCTTAGCGTTGTTATTCTGCGTTTTCCTGACGGGACCCCTTTTAGAGCGTCAAAAAGAAGGGATACTGATAGCAAAGGAACTTGGAAAGTATAAAGGGCGTAAACCTATACCTTTTCCATCAAACTGGGAAGAGATTTATCCGCTTTGGAAAACTAGAGAGATTTCTGGTGTCGAAGCTATGAAAATATTAAAACTTAAAAAAAGTACATTTTATAAATTGATTAACGATTGGAATGAACTAGAAAACAAGAAAAATGATTAAAAATACCTGTGTAGAAGGCTCTCACTTTCTACACTTTTTTTATTCTAAAAAACGACGCTCTGAGAGGCGTTTTAAGACCCTTCAAAAAAAGTGTTCGACATAATACATACCCTCAATTTTAATAAAAAAATTAATTTTAAAAAAATAGAGTTTGTGAAACTTTTTTCAAAACTCTTACGTCAAAATATTATAAAATGCTAATAAATAAAGTTTAATCCCCCCTAAAAGGTCCTCACTCCCCCCCAGAGGACCTTTTATCTTTTTGTCATTAAAAATCTAATATATCACTCATAAAGGTTACTGAAATTTTTTTCTAATGAAAAATAGCCAAAACGCATTGAAAACAAAGGTGTTATAAAGGATTACCAAAATCCTTAGCGTTGTTATTCCGCGTTTTCCTGATGGAACCCCTAGAAGGAAAAAATGAACATTAAGCATAAAAGGTTTATATATCTAGTATATAGTAGAGAAATCATCTACTTACAAAATAAAACGATGTTTTTCATCCTCTACTTTTTTATAAAAAAATATTTCTTCAAACTTTTTTCATGTAACGAGTTGTCTAAGTTAATATGAAAAGTGTTATAAGTATAATTTAATCCCCCCAAAGAAGAACCTCTCCCCCCCCCCAGAGGTTCTTTCTATTTTTTGAAAACCATGTTATACTTAACTGAAACAATTATCAGCTCTGATATTGTGATTAAGTACTTATGGAAAGAATGGTCTAGTCTATGCCATTCTTTTTTTTAATTAAAAGCATTTTGATACCGTTCTACTAGTTCATTTGTTTCTGCCGTTAGGCTATCCAATTCATTTCTTTCTTCTTCACTTAAGTTCTTAGAATAAGATAATCCTTTTAAATGAGGAATTAAACCTTCTCCAAGCTGCCAAATATGATCTTGTGTTTTAGCTTTTATATTTTCATTAACCATCTCTTCTATTTCTTTTAAAAGTGCTCTTAGTGGTATAAAATCTATAGGTTCATCAGCGTATTCACTGTCACCAAGATAATCATTAATATAAGTTTTAACACGACCATTAGGATAATAAACTATAAA encodes:
- a CDS encoding recombinase family protein, whose product is MIKYYVRVSTVEQKLDRQLLAYDKADIVYSDKVSGKDKERPQLKIMLEGLQKGDVVVVKSLDRLSRSTMDLLEITKEIEDKGATLKVLDKDIDTGTAIGKFFLTIIGAVAELERENINQRVREGVAIAKAEGKYKGRKKGSIELKGDSLNRFKMFYNKGFNKTELSKEFGVPRATIYRWEKVLKERGEL
- a CDS encoding PDDEXK nuclease domain-containing protein, which gives rise to MENDEIKNLDIQGNYSYIISLIETSKSSTLKAINSELIILYWKIGEYIQKDILDKADKIYGENIVVELSKRLAFEYGRGFSRSNLLRMIQFYKAFKNFKNVATLSRQLSWSHFVELIKIENELKREFYIAMAINEGWSVRVFKERINSMLFERTAISKKPEETIKKDLELLSNQKIMTESLFIKDPYILDFLGLENSYSEKDLENRILQELEKFLLEFGSDFAFMGRQKRIQIGNKDYYLDLLFYHRKMRRLVLIELKLGEFEPQYKGQVELYLKWLSKYEKQEFEEEPIAIILCASKDSEEIELLGLTEGNIRVSEYLASLPPKKLLEEKLHKAILEAKELAIQK